The DNA segment CATCCCGCTGATGGCGTATAGTTTGTTCTCAATGGCAGGAAGCTGGTTGCCATTGATCTGCTTGGGGATCTTTGCGACTTCCGACCAGGTGGGGCAATTCGGAGCTGCCAACCGGCTGTCGATCGCGATCATGTTCATTCTGTTGGCTTTCAACAGTGTGATTCCCGCTCGCTTCGCCCGGTTCTATGCAAAGAAAGATCTTGCCGCGATCGATCGGCTGGCTCGCAGCAGTTCGGCAGTGATGACCGCCGTCGCGTTGCCGCTAACGCTTTTCTATATTTTAAAAGGAGCTTGGATCCTTTCTTGGATGGGCCCCGATTTCCAGCCCGCGGTCTATGCGATTGGAATCCTGGCAGTCGGTCAGTTGATCAATGTCGCCACCGGTTCGGTTGGCTACCTGTTAATGATGACCGGACATGAAAGAGAACTGCGACGCGCGGCAACGCTGGGGTTCGCCGTTAATTGCCTCGGCTGCCTGACGATGATTCCCTTTTGGGGAATCGAAGGTGCCGCCATCGCAGGTGCATTGGCGATCATTTTCGAAAACGTATCGGCAACGGTGTTGGCCTATCGCAAACTGGGGATTCTCTCGCTCCCTTGGCCTCGATTCCAGACGTCTCCGCTTGATTTCCCGAGAAGCGATATCCAACCACTGGAGAGAGAGACCAATGTCTGAATCGACCCTATCGGATCGGGCGGAGATTCCTCTTCAACGTCCCCTCGAACACCATGCTCGCGGCGCGCTGGTTCAGCGTTTTGCTGAAATCGTCGTGCTGCTATTAGCGGTATTCGTTCCAATTGTGGTCGTTCCTTTGGGAGACCGATTTGGGACAAGCGATTTGATGCTTCCGGCGATCACCGGCATCCTACTATTCAGTCGTTTCCGAGGACGAGTGGAATGGAGCCACTGGTTGTTGGCGCTCTTCTTGGCAAGTGCGGCGATCTCTTTGTTGCAGATCACAGACGGCCGGCTGCAAATGAAATCGAGTCTAAAGTGGATTCGATTGCTGGGCATCTGTGCTCCCTTTTACCTCGGGGTCCGGATGCATGTTGACGAACGGCTTTTAAAGAAAGTGGGCTGGGGATTATTTTGGGGCGGCCTGGTGGCAATCCTGATCAGTTTGGCGGTCTGGTGGTTACAGATTCCAATCCGCGATTCGCAACAAAAGCTCTGGTATCGGGGGAGCGGGGCGGCGCTTCGGGCGGGTGGCTTAGTGGGCGAAACGACTCACTTCGGACACCTGACCGCAACTTGGATGACGCTGTCGGCAAGCCTGCTTGTTTTTGCAAATCGAGTGCGACAGTGGCGGTGGGTTTTAGCGATCCTGCTGGGGTTTGGATTGTTCGCCATTTTTGCGGCGTCCAGTCGGTCTGCGATTATCAACTTGGTGGGAACCGTGATCGGCGTGTGGCTTAGTTTTCGCTTCCACCCCCGCAGCCTTTCGAATGTGGTGATCGGAGCGTTTGCCGTTCTGATGCTACTGGTTTCAAGTTTCGTCGTGCTGCAGATCGCAAATCGCTCGGGGGCTTTGCCGTCGTCCTCGCGAATCGGTCATCAAATCGACCGTTTCTTGCCATCCGAATCGAACAGCGTGAACCGCTTTTCCAGTGGCCGCCTGGAATCATGGGAACGCTACCTGCGACTGGCGAACAAACATATTCTGCTGGGCTGCGGCTATAAAAACAGCCCGTCCTTGATCCCTGGCCGAGTCCCCGACAACAGTATCCTTTCGGTGTTATTAGAAACGGGTACCGTTGGCCTAAGCCTAATGGTTGCCTTTGTCGGTTCATTGCTTTTGGTGCTGTTCCACTGCGGACGCAAAGGCAATCCGTATGCGGTGCTGCTAACAGGGGTCTGGTGTGGGCAAGCGATGCAAGCGTTACTGGGGGACACGTATACGTTGTGGCTGTCGATGCCGGTGCTGTATCTGGTGACGGGGCTTGTCATTCAGTACCCCCGTGAGGACGAGTACACCTGATGCGAATCTTACAAGTTGTTGCAGATGGGACTCCAGGGGGCGGAACCACCAACGTGCTGGCCCTTAGCGAAGACCTGATTGAGCGAGGCGTGCAGGTCGCGTTCTGCACCCAGCAGAACTCATACGCCAGCGAACACGCGGCGAGCCTCGGTGCCCAGGTGGTTGGCGACATCGATTTTTTCAAAGGGCGTTTAGACCGCCAGGCGGCCGCTAAACTGGGCGATGTGGTGCGAAATGCGAAAGCGGATATCGTCCACCTACATGGTGGTCGAGCCGCCTTCTTTT comes from the Roseimaritima multifibrata genome and includes:
- a CDS encoding O-antigen ligase family protein; translation: MSESTLSDRAEIPLQRPLEHHARGALVQRFAEIVVLLLAVFVPIVVVPLGDRFGTSDLMLPAITGILLFSRFRGRVEWSHWLLALFLASAAISLLQITDGRLQMKSSLKWIRLLGICAPFYLGVRMHVDERLLKKVGWGLFWGGLVAILISLAVWWLQIPIRDSQQKLWYRGSGAALRAGGLVGETTHFGHLTATWMTLSASLLVFANRVRQWRWVLAILLGFGLFAIFAASSRSAIINLVGTVIGVWLSFRFHPRSLSNVVIGAFAVLMLLVSSFVVLQIANRSGALPSSSRIGHQIDRFLPSESNSVNRFSSGRLESWERYLRLANKHILLGCGYKNSPSLIPGRVPDNSILSVLLETGTVGLSLMVAFVGSLLLVLFHCGRKGNPYAVLLTGVWCGQAMQALLGDTYTLWLSMPVLYLVTGLVIQYPREDEYT
- a CDS encoding lipopolysaccharide biosynthesis protein; this translates as MSVARALIGRGLGAAAQLVVTFALGHLFGADGTGTFMLALTFFLVCSLLGRRGLDFALLRIASEAWGAGENDRFWSNVWAAIKESLIYSVAISTCLLLTTGWLAESVFHDQALRQVLPWIALAIPGYAVLALCSECHKAIDRPGSGNFYHTAAVPIMFVVVLGIQYAFELESLQGAAIAYMVATYLAAAVVAVSLWKHAAPPNGTQRFQSQTNELPAMRKASIPLMAYSLFSMAGSWLPLICLGIFATSDQVGQFGAANRLSIAIMFILLAFNSVIPARFARFYAKKDLAAIDRLARSSSAVMTAVALPLTLFYILKGAWILSWMGPDFQPAVYAIGILAVGQLINVATGSVGYLLMMTGHERELRRAATLGFAVNCLGCLTMIPFWGIEGAAIAGALAIIFENVSATVLAYRKLGILSLPWPRFQTSPLDFPRSDIQPLERETNV